One stretch of Juglans microcarpa x Juglans regia isolate MS1-56 chromosome 3D, Jm3101_v1.0, whole genome shotgun sequence DNA includes these proteins:
- the LOC121255702 gene encoding E3 ubiquitin-protein ligase RING1-like, with translation MSLVLGGSRFTANGIRRARTFHYFWCQNCRHIVRIPSTNLYEICPQCFHELYLQLEVSMHRLVTDSRGPEPSPATRLLDPSTRHSPNTGFDRRFEWLSEVEDEPVQQAWITLEFVRPPRPPRPISPAENMFVRDNNVSDAMSGDALLEFTEGMVWQNDWPGPPPTAASAIEALPRVKLTQKHLDNDPSCPVCKEEFDLGGEVRLMPCKHFYHSDCIVPWLRIHNTCPVCRYELQDDSNNDLEDTDDEDFRFEDVPDWLNWLWSRLFSLWPFRLVLDLSHRYLDFEDASSASHDGGSSWWRSWLIL, from the exons ATGTCACTGGTGCTCGGCGGGTCTCGTTTCACAGCAAATGGAATCCGAAGGGCAAGAACCTTCCATTACTTCTGGTGTCAAAATTGCCGACATATTGTGAGGATTCCCTCCACAAACCTATACGAAATATGTCCCCAATGCTTCCATGAGTTATATCTTCAGCTGGAGGTGTCAATGCATAGGCTTGTCACTGATTCCAGGGGCCCAGAACCCTCCCCTGCGACTCGCCTACTTGACCCATCTACGAGGCATAGTCCAAATACTGGTTTTGATCGGAGATTTGAATGGTTATCAGAAGTTGAAGATGAGCCGGTTCAGCAAGCTTGGATTACCCTTGAATTCGTCCGACCGCCTCGTCCTCCAAGACCCATTTCGCCAGCAGAAAATATGTTTGTCCGGGACAATAACGTTAGCGATGCCATGTCTGGGGACGCGCTATTGGAGTTCACTGAAGGGATGGTTTGGCAGAATGACTGGCCAGGACCTCCTCCCACCGCCGCTTCAGCCATTGAAGCCTTGCCAAGGGTGAAACTCACGCAAAAGCATTTGGACAACGACCCGAGTTGCCCAGTATGCAAGGAAGAGTTTGATCTTGGTGGAGAAGTCAGATTGATGCCGTGCAAGCATTTCTATCACTCTGATTGCATTGTCCCTTGGCTGCGGATCCACAACACTTGCCCTGTTTGCCGCTATGAGCTGCAAGACGATTCCAACAACGATCTTGAAGACACAGATGATGAAGATTTTCGCTTTGAAGACGTGCCAGATTGGTTGAACTGGTTATGGAGTCGGCTGTTCTCTCTGTGGCCTTTCCGTTTAGTGTTGGATTTGTCACATCGCTACCTTGATTTCGAAGATGCTAGCTCAGCCTCTCATGATGGGG GTAGCTCCTGGTGGCGCTCTTGGCTCATTCTATAG